From Coffea arabica cultivar ET-39 chromosome 2e, Coffea Arabica ET-39 HiFi, whole genome shotgun sequence, the proteins below share one genomic window:
- the LOC140036380 gene encoding uncharacterized protein, producing MEQLELQIYGDSQLVVNQLLGSYEIKKFELIPYHKYATRLMKQFGSASIKHVPRRENKQTDALTMLASSLAMPDHEIQVRVCQKWVVPSLIDDEDIEGGDAHVVSTYEIDKEDWRQPLVDYLKYQKLPEEQRSRTDIRRRAPRFILYKDTLYRRSFEGVLSRCLSEDEAYRAMHEAHSGICGTHQSGPKLHFRIKKMGYYWLGLVTTQAARRWVTIG from the coding sequence ATGGAGCAGTTGGAACTTCAAATCTATGGTGACTCTCAATTGGTGGTTAACCAACTCTTGGGAAGTTATGAAATCAAAAAGTTCGAATTAATTCCGTATCACAAATATGCAACGCGACTTATGAAGCAGTTTGGAAGTGCAAGTATTAAGCATGTTCCTAGAAGGGAAAATAAGCAAACTGATGCATTAACTATGCTAGCTTCTTCACTTGCCATGCCGGATCATGAGATACAAGTTCGTGTATGCCAAAAGTGGGTAGTTCCATCActaattgatgatgaagatatTGAAGGAGGCGATGCTCATGTGGTCTCAACCTATGAAATTGACAAAGAAGATTGGAGACAACCCCTCGTTGATTATCTCAAGTATCAAAAATTACCTGAGGAGCAACGTAGCAGAACTGACATCCGTCGTCGTGCCCCTCGTTTTATCTTGTACAAGGATACGCTGTACCGAAGATCATTTGAAGGTGTACTGTCGCGCTGTCTGAGCGAAGACGAGGCATATCGGGCGATGCACGAAGCACATTCTGGAATATGTGGAACTCATCAATCCGGTCCCAAACTGCATTTTCGGATTAAAAAGATGGGTTACTATTGGCTAGGATTGGTGACGACTCAAGCTGCTCGCAGATGGGTTACTATTGGCTAG